A part of Diceros bicornis minor isolate mBicDic1 chromosome 32, mDicBic1.mat.cur, whole genome shotgun sequence genomic DNA contains:
- the PIEZO1 gene encoding piezo-type mechanosensitive ion channel component 1 isoform X2: MEPHVLGALLYWLLLPFALLAACLLRFNALSLVYLLFLLLLPWLPGPSRHSLRGHTGRLLRALLVFSLLFLVAHVAFQICLHTVPHLDQLLGPSCSPWETLSRHIGVTRLDLKDIPNAVRLVGPDLGIVVVSSVCLGLCRRLTRETRQSQHARELDDDEREVDTGYAAGLWGAPALAPKQRSRLAARFRITAHWLLVAAGRTLAIVLLALAGIAHPSAFSSVYFLLFLAICTWWACHFPISPLGFSALCVMVGCFGAGHLICLYCYQTPFAQALLPPTSIWARVFGLKDFVAPTNCSSPSVLVLNTSHDWPVYVSPGILLLLCYTVTSLLKLRTCQPLDQRKEVAGGDKEREVELTEMDQWPQGQARAVATKEEGVAQRMVPTPTGPDSEADNCIVHDLTSHSPVQQRPLYPRLAEPQETSPLHGLGHLIMDQSYVCALIAMMVWSITYHSWLTFVLLLWACLIWTVRSRHQLATLCSPFILLYGLVLCGLRYVWAMDLRPELPTTLGPVSLRQLGLEHTRYPCLDLGAMLLCTLTFWLLLRQFVKEKLLQRAGAPPVLTEVTVADTEPTRTRTLLRSLGRLVTGLYAKYWIYVCAGMFVVVSFAGRLVVYKIVYMFLFLLCLTLFQVYYSLWRKLLKVFWWLVVAYTMLVLIAVYTFQFQDFPTYWRNLTGFTDEQLGDLGLEQFSVSELFSSILVPGFFLLACILQLHYFHQPFMQLTDLEHARHPRPHPAHRQDAVSRTPLLEQEEEEEAPREEGQSTAGPPQATQVPEATANKWGLVAERLLDLATGFSDILTRAQVFVGRLLELHVFKLVALYTVWVALKEVSVMNLLLVVLWAFALPYPRFRPMASCLSTVWTCIIIVCKMLYQLKVVRPHEYSSNCTEPLPNSTNLQKAEIHQSLLYRGPVDPANWFGVRKGFPNLGYIQNHLQILLLLVFEAVVYRRQEYHRRQHQLAPLPAQAVCADGTRQRLDKDLLSCLKYFINFFFYKFGLEICFLMAVNVIGQRMNFMVILHGCWLVAILTRRRRGTIARLWPNYCLFLALFLLYQYMLCLGIPPALCIDYPWRWSQAIPMNSALIKWLYLPDFFRAPNSTNLISDFLLLLCASQQWQVFSAERTEEWQRMAGVNTDHLEPLRGEPNPVPNFIHCRSYLDVLKVAVFRYLFWLVLVVVFVTGATRISIFGLGYLLACFYLLLFGTALLQKDTHARLVLWDCLILYNVTVIVSKNMLSLLSCVFVEQMQSSFCWVIQLFSLACTVKGYYDPREMLSRDQDCLLPVEEAGVLWDSVCFLFLLLQRRVFLSHYFLHVRAELQATALLASRGFALYNAANLKSIDLHRKAEEKSLAQLKRQMERIRAKQEKHRQGRSHLQNPPDPGQEPGPGSPGGSSPPRRQWWRPWLDHATVIHSGDYFLFESDSEEEEEEAQPEDPRPSAQSAFQMAYQAWVTNAQTVLRRQREERAQQEQGGQLPLGGGPGQEAEPVEDPEDEVAGHSHVMQRVLSTMQFLWVLGQALVDGLTRWLHTFTRHHSAMSDVLRAERYLLAQELLRGGEVHRGLLDQLYTSEAEAAPRGSSEARDAPSTASSGLGAEEPLSSMTDTSSPLSTGYNTRSSSEELVTESRAALRGSLELPSNARTWTRTASELLLHRCLPIPELEEAERFTEGQGRVLRLLQAVYQCVAAHSELLCYFIIVLNHMVTASAASLVLPVLVFLWAMLSIPRPSKRFWMTAIIFTEVTVVTKYLFQFGFFPWNSHTVLRRHENKPYFPPRILGLEKSDSYIKCDLVQLLALFFHRSQLLCYGLWDHEEEPLPEEHDRGGGKKWAEEEPALLGPQTEAGTGPQKEPGVAAAPTEDDIQVAVRDGPPESPVDLKPHDKRRVTLRFRRRRKENAEPRGLAATEAEDGDQEEEKEAAATGREKRRSRPQERVRAAGLWLQSFCLSLAQSMYRPLRRFFHDILHTKYRAATDVYALMFLADVVDFIIIIFGFWAFGKHSAARDITSSLSDDQVPEAFLVMLLIQFSTMVVDRALYLRKTVLGKLAFQVVLVLAIHLWMFFILPAVTERMFSQNAVAQLWYFVKCIYFALSAYQIRCGYPTRILGNFLTKKYNHLNLFLFQGFRLVPFLVELRAVMDWVWTDTTLSLSNWMCVEDIYANIFIIKCSRETEKKYPQPKGQKKKKIVKYGMGGLIILFLVAIIWFPLLFMSLVRSVVGVVNQPIDVTVTLKLGGYEPLFTMSAQQPSIVPFTHHAYEALSRQFDPHPLAMQFISQYSPEDIVTAQIEGSSGALWRISPPSRAQMKRELYNGTTDITLRFTWNFQRDLAKGGNVEYTNEKHTLDLAPNSTARRQLASLLEGTSDQSVVIPNLFPKYIRAPNGPEANPVKQLQPNEEADYLGVRIQLRRERVGSGAAGFLEWWVIELQDCKADCNLLPMVIFSDKVSPPSLGFLAGYGIMGLYVSIVLVIGKFVRGFFSEISHSIMFEELPCVDRILKLCQDIFLVRETRELELEEELYAKLIFLYRSPETMIKWTREKE, from the exons GACGATGATGAGAGGGAAGTGGACACTGGCTACGCAGCAGGACTTTGGGGAGCCCCTGCACTGGCCCCTAAACAGCGGTCTCGGCTGGCTGCCCGGTTCCGGATCACAGCCCACTGGCTGCTGGTGGCCGCTGGGCGAACGCTGGCCATAGTGCTGCTCGCGCTGGCAG GCATCGCCCACCCCTCGGCCTTCTCCAGCGTCTACTTCCTGCTCTTCCTGGCCATCTGCACCTGGTGGGCCTGCCACTTTCCCATCAGCCCCCTAGGCTTCAGCGCACTCTGTGTCATGGTAGGCTGCTTTGGCGCCGGCCATCTCATCTGCCTCTACTGCTACCAGACGCCCTTCGCCCAGGCCCTGCTCCCACCTACCAGCATCTGGGCCAG GGTGTTCGGTCTCAAGGACTTTGTGGCTCCCACCAACTGCTCCAGTCCCAGCGTGCTGGTCCTTAACACCAGCCACGATTGGCCCGTCTACGTGAGCCCTGGCATCTTGCTGCTTCTCTGCTACACGGTGACCTCACTCCTGAAGCTCCGCACATGCCAGCCCCTCGACCAG AGGAAGGAGGTGGCCGGGGGCGACAAGGAGCGGGAGGTGGAGCTGACCGAGATGGACCAGTGGCCCCAGGGCCAGGCCAGGGCTGTGGCCACCAAGGAGGAGGGGGTTGCCCAG CGCATGGTGCCCACGCCCACGGGGCCTGACTCGGAGGCCGACAACTGCATTGTGCATGACCTGACCAGCCACAGCCCCGTCCAGCAGCGCCCCC TGTACCCCAGGCTGGCTGAACCTCAAGAGACGTCTCCGCTGCACGGCCTGGGCCACCTCATCATGGACCAGAGCTACGTGTGCGCCCTCATTGCCATGATG GTGTGGAGCATCACCTACCACAGCTGGCTGACCTTCGTGCTGCTGCTCTGGGCCTGCCTCATCTGGACAGTGCGCAGCCGCCACCAGCTGGCCACGCTCTGCTCGCCCTTCATCCTGCTCTACGGGCTGGTGCTGTGTGGCCTGCGCTACGTGTGGGCCATGGACCTGCGTCCCGAGCTGCCCACCACCCTGGGCCCCGTCAGCCTGCGCCAGCTGGGGCTGGAGCACACCCGCTACCCCTGCCTGGACCTGGGCGCCATG CTGCTGTGCACTCTGACCTTCTGGCTCCTGCTGCGGCAGTTTGTCAAGGAGAAGCTGCTGCAGAGGGCGGGAGCGCCCCCTGTGCTGACAGAGGTGACTGTGGCAGACACAG AGCCCACGCGGACGCGGACGCTGCTCCGGAGCCTGGGGAGGCTGGTCACGGGCCTCTACGCCAAGTACTGGATCTACGTGTGTGCGGGCATGTTCGTTGTGGTCAGCTTCGCCGGCCGCCTCGTTGTCTACAAGATCGTCTACATGTTCCTCTTCCTGCTCTGCCTCACCCTCTTCCAG GTCTACTACAGCCTGTGGCGGAAGCTGCTCAAGGTCTTCTGGTGGCTGGTGGTGGCCTACACCATGCTGGTGCTCATCGCTGTCTACACCTTCCAGTTCCAGGACTTCCCCACGTACTGGCGCAACCTGACAGGCTTCACTGATGAGCA GCTGGGGGACCTGGGCCTGGAGCAGTTCAGTGTGTCCGAGCTCTTCTCCAGCATCCTCGTGCCCGGCTTCTTCCTGCTCGCCTGCATCCTGCAGCTGCACTACTTCCACCAGCCCTTCATGCAGCTCACCGACCTGGAACACGCCCGCCACCCGCGCCCGCACCCGGCTCACAG GCAGGACGCGGTGAGCAGAACCCCGCTGctagagcaggaggaggaggaggaggcccccAGGGAAGAGGGGCAGAGCACGGCTGGCCCCCCCCAGGCCACACAGGTCCCGGAAG CCACAGCCAACAAGTGGGGCCTGGTGGCCGAGCGGCTGCTGGACCTGGCCACTGGTTTCTCGGACATCCTCACCCGTGCCCAGGTGTTCGTGGGGCGCCTGCTGGAGCTGCATGTCTTCAAGCTGGTGGCCCTGTACACCGTCTGGGTGGCCCTGAAAGAG GTGTCAGTGATGAACCTCCTGCTGGTGGTGCTGTGGGCCTTTGCCCTGCCATACCCCCGCTTCCGGCCCATGGCCTCCTGCCTGTCCACCGTGTGGACCTgcatcatcatcgtgtgcaagATGCTCTACCAGCTCAAGGTGGTCCGCCCGCATGAGTACTCCAGCAACTGCACTGAG ccccttcCCAACAGCACGAACCTGCAGAAGGCCGAGATCCACCAGTCCTTGCTGTACCGCGGGCCCGTCGACCCCGCCAACTGGTTTGGGGTGCGGAAGGGCTTCCCAAACCTGGGCTACATCCAG AACCACCTGCAGatcctgctgctgctggtgttCGAGGCTGTGGTGTACCGGCGCCAGGAGTACCACCGCCGGCAGCACCAGCTGGCCCCGCTGCCCGCACAGGCCGTCTGCGCCGACGGCACCCGCCAGCGGCTGGACAAGGACCTGCTCAGCTGCCTCAAGTACTTCATCAACTTCTTCTTCTACAAATTTGGGCTGGAG ATCTGCTTCCTGATGGCCGTGAACGTGATTGGGCAGCGCATGAACTTCATGGTCATCCTGCACGGCTGCTGGCTGGTGGCCATCCTCACCCGCCGGCGGCGCGGGACCATTGCCCGCCTCTGGCCCAACTACTGCCTCTTCCTGGCACTCTTCCTGCTGTACCAGTACATGCTGTGCCTGGGCATCCCTCCCGCCCTGTGCATCG ACTACCCGTGGCGCTGGAGCCAGGCCATCCCCATGAACTCTGCACTCATCAAGTGGCTGTACCTGCCCGACTTCTTCAGGGCCCCCAACTCCACCAACCTCATCA GTGACTTCCTCCTGCTGCTCTGTGCctcccagcagtggcaggtgttCTCGGCCGAGCGCACCGAGGAGTGGCAACGCATGGCCGGTGTCAACACCGACCACCTGGAGCCGCTGCGAGGGGAGCCCAACCCCGTGCCCAACTTCATTCACTGCAG GTCCTACCTCGACGTGCTAAAGGTGGCCGTCTTCCGCTACCTCTTCTGGCTGGTGCTGGTAGTGGTGTTCGTCACGGGGGCCACCCGCATCAGCATCTTCGGGCTGGGCTACCTGCTGGCCTGCTTCTACCTGCTGCTCTTCGGCACCGCCCTGCTGCAGAAGGACACACACGCCCGTCTCGTGCTGTGGGACTGCCTCATTCTCTACAACGTCACCGTCATTGTCTCCAAGAACATGCTCTCG ctcctgTCCTGCGTCTTCGTGGAGCAGATGCAGAGCAGCTTCTGCTGGGTCATCCAGCTTTTCAGCCTCGCGTGCACCGTCAAAGGCTACTATGACC ccagggagatgcTGAGCAGGGACCAGGACTGCCTGCTGCCTGTGGAGGAGGCCGGTGTCCTCTGGGACAGCGTCTGCTTCCTGTTCCTGCTGCTGCAGCGCCGCGTCTTCCTCAGCCACTACTTCCTGCACGTCAGGGCCGAGCTCCAGGCCaccgcccttctggcctccag GGGCTTTGCGCTCTACAACGCTGCCAATCTCAAGAGCATCGACCTGCACCGCAAGGCAGAGGAGAAGTCCTTAGCCCAGCTGAAGAGACA GATGGAGCGTATCCGGGCCAAGCAGGAGAAGCACAGGCAGGGCCGCAGCCACCTCCAGAACCCCCCGGACCCCGGCCAGGAGCCAG GGCCCGGCAGTCCAGGGGGCTCCTCCCCGCCACGGAGACAGTGGTGGCGGCCCTGGCTGGACCATGCCACAG TCATCCACTCCGGGGACTACTTCCTGTTCGAGTCGgacagtgaggaggaggaggaggaggcccagCCCGAGGACCCCAGGCCATCAGCACAGAGCGCCTTCCAG ATGGCGTACCAGGCGTGGGTGACCAATGCCCAGACAGTGCTGAGGCGGCAGCGGGAGGAGCGGGCGCagcaggagcagggagggcagctgCCCCTGG GAGGAGGCCCGGGCCAGGAGGCGGAGCCAGTGGAGGACCCCGAGGACGAGGTGGCAG GCCACAGCCACGTGATGCAGCGAGTGCTGAGCACCATGCAGTTCCTGTGGGTGCTGGGGCAGGCGCTGGTGGATGGGCTGACGCGCTGGCTGCACACCTTCACACGGCACCACAGCGCCATGAGTGATGTGCTGCGTGCTGAGCGCTACCTGCTCGCACAGGAgctgctcagg GGTGGCGAGGTGCACCGGGGCCTGCTGGACCAGCTGTACACAAGCGAGGCTGAGGCCGCGCCAAGAGGCTCCTCGGAGGCCCGCGATGCACCGAGCACAGCGTCAAG CGGGCTGGGGGCTGAGGAGCCGCTAAGCAGCATGACCGACACCAGCAGCCCCCTGAGCACCGGCTACAACACCCGCAGCAGCAGCGAGGAGCTGGTCACGGAGTCCAGGGCTGCCCTGCGCGGCTCCCTGGAGCTCCCCAGCAATGCTCGCACCTGGACGCGCACGGCCAGCGAACTGCTCCTCCACAG GTGCCTGCCCATCCCGGAGCTGGAGGAGGCTGAGCGGTTCACGGAGGGGCAGGGCCGGGTGCTGCGGCTGCTGCAGGCCGTGTACCAGTGTGTGGCCGCCCACTCGGAGCTGCTCTGCTACTTCATCATCGTCCTCAACCACATGGTCACCGCCTCGGCTGCCTCCCTCGTGCTGCCTGTGCTGGTCTTCCTGTGGGCCATGCTGTCCATCCCGCGGCCCAGCAAGCGCTTCTGGATGACCGCCATCATCTTCACCGAG GTCACGGTGGTCACCAAGTACTTGTTCCAGTTTGGCTTCTTCCCCTGGAACAGCCACACAGTGCTTCGGCGCCACGAGAACAAGCCCTACTTTCCGCCACGCATCCTGGGCCTGGAGAAGAGCGACAGCTACATCAAGTGCGACCTGGTGCAGCTCCTGGCCCTCTTCTTCCACCGTTCTCAGCTGCTG TGCTACGGCCTCTGGGACCACGAGGAGGAGCCGCTCCCCGAGGAGCACGACAGGGGTGGTGGGAAGAAGTGGGCTgaggaggagccagccctgctgggACCCCAGACCGAGGCGGGCACAGGGCCCCAGAAGGAGCCAGGGGTGGCCGCAGCCCCCACCGAGGACGACATCCAGGTGGCAGTGAGGGATGGTCCCCCAGAGTCCCCAGTGGACCTCAAGCCCCACGACAAGAGGCGCGTCACTCTGCGCtttaggaggagaaggaaggagaacgCAGAACCCAGAGGCCTGGCAGCCACTG AAGCTGAGGATGGGgaccaggaggaggagaaggaagcagcagccacagggagagagaagaggcgGAGCCGTCCCCAGGAAAGAGTGAGGGCAGCTGGGCTCTGGCTGCAGAGCTTCTGTCTGTCCCT AGCCCAGAGCATGTACCGGCCCCTGCGGCGTTTCTTCCATGACATTTTGCACACCAAGTACCGCGCGGCCACCGACGTCTACGCTCTCATGTTCCTGGCTGATGTCGTtgacttcatcatcatcatctttggcTTCTGGGCCTTTGGG AAGCACTCGGCAGCCAGGGACATCACATCGTCCCTGTCGGATGACCAGGTGCCTGAGGCCTTCCTGGTCATGCTCCTGATCCAGTTCAGCACCATGGTGGTTGACCGTGCCCTCTACCTGCGCAAGACAGTGCTGGGCAAGCTGGCCTTCCAGGTAGTCCTGGTGCTGGCCATCCACCTCTGGATGTTCTTCATCCTGCCCGCCGTCACTGAGAG GATGTTCAGCCAGAACGCGGTGGCCCAACTCTGGTACTTCGTGAAGTGCATCTACTTCGCCCTGTCCGCCTACCAGATACGCTGCGGCTATCCCACCCGCATCCTCGGCAACTTCCTCACCAAGAAGTACAACCACCTCAACCTCTTCCTTTTCCAGGG GTTCCGGCTGGTGCCGTTCCTGGTGGAGCTGCGGGCCGTGATGGACTGGGTGTGGACGGACACCACACTGTCCCTGTCCAATTGGATGTGCGTGGAGGACATCTACGCCAACATCTTCATCATCAAGTGCAGCCGAGAGACAGAGAAG AAATATCCCCAGCCCAAGGggcagaagaagaagaagattgtcAAGTATGGCATGGGTGGCCTCATCATCCTGTTCCTTGTGGCTATCATCTGGTTCCCACTGCTCTTCATGTCGCTGGTGCGCTCTGTGGTCGGTGTTGTCAACCAGCCCATTGACGTCACTGTCACCCTCAAGCTGGGCGGGTATGAG CCCCTGTTCACCATGAGCGCCCAGCAGCCGTCCATCGTGCCCTTCACACACCACGCCTACGAGGCGCTGTCCAGGCAGTTTGACCCCCACCCG CTGGCCATGCAGTTCATCAGCCAGTACAGCCCTGAGGACATCGTCACAGCGCAGATCGAGGGCAGCTCTGGGGCACTGTGGCGCATCAGCCCGCCAAGCCGGGCCCAGATGAAGCGGGAGCTGTACAACGGCACCACCGACATCACCCTGCGCTTCACCTGGAATTTCCAGAG GGACCTGGCCAAGGGCGGCAATGTGGAATACACCAATGAAAAGCACACCCTGGACCTGGCCCCCAATAGCACTGCGCGGCGGCAGCTGGCCAGCCTGCTCGAGGGCACCTCGGACCAGTCAGT GGTCATCCCCAACCTCTTCCCCAAGTACATCCGTGCCCCCAACGGACCTGAAGCCAACCCTGTGAAGCAGCTACAGCCCA ACGAGGAGGCTGACTACCTCGGTGTGCGCATCCAGCTGCGGAGGGAACGTGTGGGCTCGGGGGCCGCTGGCTTCCTCGAGTGGTGGGTCATTGAGCTGCAGGACTGCAAGGCCGACTGCAACCTACTACCCATGGTCATCTTCAGTGACAAGGTCAGCCCGCCCAGCCTGGGCTTCCTGGCCGGCTACGG GATCATGGGGCTCTACGTGTCCATTGTGCTGGTCATCGGCAAGTTCGTGCGCGGCTTCTTCAGTGAGATCTCACACTCCATCATGTTCGAGGAGCTGCCGTGCGTGGACCGCATCCTCAAGCTGTGCCAGGACATCTTCCTGGTGCGGGAGACGCGGGAGCTGGAGCTAGAGGAGGAGCTGTATGCCAAGCTGATCTTCCTGTACCGCTCGCCTgagaccatgatcaagtggacgCGCGAGAAGGAGTAG